The following proteins come from a genomic window of Natronosalvus vescus:
- a CDS encoding DegT/DnrJ/EryC1/StrS family aminotransferase has translation MIPIAKPQLDETELDRVSTVIESGMLADGPEVREFEREFAHYCETDYAVATSNGTTALHATIEALDLGDGDRVLTTPFSFVATANAVRLAGADPVFADIDPITYNLDPEATRRRVADDPIDAILVVHLYGLPAEMDAFLDLASELDVPLIEDAAQAHGASYRGKPVGSFGDAACFSFYPTKNMTTGEGGMVVTDRDDVATGVRQFINHGRAEGASTYAHDAVGHNFRMTSLAAAIGRSQLERLPDFVDRRRENAAQLTASIDDSELEVPVEPDHVRHAYHQYTVRTRDRDAFQDQLAEQGIDSAVYYPACIPNQPAYDGVDATVPVADRAASEVLSLPVHPGVSAADIDHITEVTTNYAR, from the coding sequence ATGATACCTATTGCTAAACCACAACTGGACGAGACGGAACTCGATCGCGTCTCGACCGTTATCGAAAGCGGAATGCTTGCAGATGGGCCGGAGGTTCGCGAATTCGAACGCGAGTTCGCCCACTACTGTGAGACCGACTATGCTGTTGCAACCTCGAACGGGACGACCGCCCTTCACGCAACGATCGAAGCACTCGATCTCGGGGACGGTGATCGCGTTCTCACCACGCCGTTTTCGTTCGTGGCGACGGCAAACGCGGTCAGGCTCGCCGGAGCCGACCCCGTGTTTGCCGATATCGATCCGATCACCTACAATCTGGATCCGGAGGCGACACGACGGCGAGTAGCAGACGATCCAATCGACGCGATTCTCGTCGTTCACCTGTATGGGTTGCCCGCGGAGATGGACGCGTTTCTCGACCTCGCATCGGAACTCGACGTCCCGCTCATCGAGGACGCTGCGCAAGCCCACGGGGCAAGCTACAGGGGGAAACCCGTCGGCTCGTTCGGAGATGCCGCCTGTTTCTCGTTCTACCCAACGAAGAACATGACCACGGGAGAAGGTGGAATGGTGGTGACCGATCGAGACGACGTCGCCACTGGAGTTCGACAGTTCATCAATCACGGCCGTGCCGAAGGGGCGAGTACGTACGCACACGACGCAGTCGGGCACAACTTCCGAATGACGAGCCTCGCGGCGGCTATCGGTCGCTCGCAACTCGAGCGACTCCCGGACTTCGTCGACCGTCGCCGGGAAAACGCCGCTCAGTTGACGGCATCGATTGACGACAGCGAACTCGAGGTGCCGGTCGAACCAGACCACGTTCGTCACGCCTATCACCAGTACACCGTTCGCACTCGAGACCGAGACGCGTTCCAGGATCAACTTGCAGAACAGGGGATCGACTCAGCGGTGTACTATCCAGCGTGTATCCCGAACCAACCGGCGTACGACGGTGTCGATGCGACCGTTCCCGTCGCCGACCGAGCAGCCAGTGAAGTACTCTCCCTTCCCGTTCACCCTGGCGTTTCTGCGGCTGATATCGACCACATCACGGAGGTGACGACCAACTATGCAAGATGA
- a CDS encoding acyltransferase, whose translation MSAGVTLGYSYDDGAQPPVVGDNATIRQGTIIYDDVTIGDRFTTGHFALVREHTEIGDDVLIGTNSVVDGHTTIGSNVSLQTGTYVPSRTTIGNNVFIGPHAVMTNDPVPLRQEVDLEGPRLNDHVSVGANATVLPGVSIGEQSFVAAGAVVTEDVPEQTLAVGVPARHEPLPVALDGGNRFE comes from the coding sequence ATGAGCGCGGGGGTAACACTTGGATATAGCTACGATGATGGGGCACAGCCACCAGTAGTTGGTGATAATGCAACGATTAGACAGGGGACAATCATTTACGACGACGTCACCATCGGCGACCGATTCACCACGGGACACTTCGCACTCGTACGCGAACACACGGAGATCGGCGACGACGTACTGATCGGGACGAACAGCGTCGTCGATGGGCACACGACCATCGGCTCGAACGTTAGCCTGCAAACCGGAACGTACGTCCCCTCGAGAACCACCATCGGGAATAACGTTTTTATCGGCCCCCACGCGGTCATGACGAACGATCCAGTCCCGCTTCGACAGGAGGTCGACCTCGAAGGCCCACGGCTGAACGATCACGTCTCGGTCGGGGCAAACGCGACCGTCCTCCCCGGCGTGTCAATCGGCGAGCAGTCATTTGTCGCTGCTGGGGCCGTCGTTACCGAGGATGTCCCAGAGCAAACGCTCGCAGTTGGCGTTCCGGCGAGACACGAACCACTTCCCGTCGCGCTCGATGGAGGGAACCGATTTGAATGA
- a CDS encoding metal-dependent hydrolase yields the protein MMPWEHAVVGYIGYSVFTHVVYRESPTTGEAVVVVFASVLPDLIDKPLAWEYGIFPSGYALGHSIFFAVPLTSAVSWYARRRDRTRVGWAFGIGYLLHLPADILPIYIRDGRFPINRVLWPVRPVEGGSGQGFTGGFITANEEYLQALIELDQSLYMQGVVGLFIAGFLLWIYDGMPIGRELYRGLRQLGSVIEKSIERMFS from the coding sequence ATGATGCCCTGGGAGCATGCTGTGGTCGGATACATCGGGTATTCAGTATTTACTCACGTAGTCTATCGGGAGTCTCCGACTACTGGCGAGGCTGTCGTCGTCGTGTTTGCCTCCGTGTTACCGGATCTGATCGACAAGCCACTTGCGTGGGAGTACGGAATCTTCCCCAGTGGGTATGCGCTGGGTCACTCGATATTCTTCGCCGTTCCGTTGACCAGCGCTGTTAGCTGGTATGCACGGCGACGCGACCGAACGCGCGTCGGATGGGCGTTCGGAATCGGGTATCTGTTGCATCTCCCCGCGGATATTCTCCCGATATACATCCGGGATGGTCGGTTCCCCATCAATCGAGTATTATGGCCAGTGCGTCCGGTTGAGGGCGGCAGTGGACAGGGGTTTACAGGTGGGTTCATCACTGCAAACGAAGAATACCTCCAGGCACTGATCGAGCTGGATCAATCGCTGTACATGCAGGGTGTCGTCGGGTTGTTTATCGCCGGATTTCTCCTGTGGATCTACGATGGAATGCCGATCGGTCGAGAGCTCTACCGTGGACTCCGTCAACTCGGGTCTGTGATCGAGAAATCGATCGAGCGTATGTTTTCGTAG
- a CDS encoding aldo/keto reductase — MEYVTVRDEAVPAIGLGTYRLDGDECFETVQTALEIGYRHIDTAEMYDNQSEIGDAIATTPIPRDDLFVTTKVWKTNLEHDAVHRSVAASLEALGFEYLDLLLIHWPTDDVPVEETLGAMNQLQADGRVRHIGVSNFSQSQLEEAIAASETPIVTNQVKYHPYVDRDDLLTFCREHGVMLTAYSPLAEGRVASDGTLRTIGDRYGKSPTQVALRWLTQQEDVIAIPKASGIEHLQSNIQVFDFELTPEEMDRIFAHRGGLLYQVRNTLGL; from the coding sequence ATGGAGTACGTCACCGTTCGTGACGAAGCAGTACCCGCTATCGGGCTTGGCACATACCGACTCGACGGAGACGAGTGCTTCGAGACGGTTCAGACCGCCCTCGAGATAGGCTATCGCCATATCGATACCGCAGAGATGTACGACAATCAGTCCGAAATCGGTGACGCAATCGCCACAACGCCGATCCCGAGAGACGACCTCTTCGTGACGACGAAAGTGTGGAAGACGAATCTGGAACACGATGCGGTTCACCGCTCGGTGGCAGCGTCACTCGAGGCACTCGGTTTCGAGTACCTGGATCTCCTGTTAATCCACTGGCCGACCGACGACGTCCCCGTCGAAGAAACGCTGGGTGCGATGAATCAGTTGCAAGCGGACGGTCGAGTTCGCCACATCGGCGTGAGCAACTTTTCACAGTCTCAGCTCGAGGAGGCGATAGCGGCTTCCGAAACGCCGATCGTCACGAATCAGGTGAAGTACCACCCGTACGTTGATCGGGACGACCTCCTCACATTCTGTCGTGAACACGGTGTGATGCTGACAGCCTACAGCCCGCTTGCCGAAGGGCGGGTAGCCTCCGACGGTACTCTCCGCACAATTGGGGATCGGTATGGGAAATCGCCGACACAGGTCGCGTTACGATGGCTCACCCAGCAGGAGGATGTGATAGCTATTCCGAAAGCCTCGGGTATCGAGCATCTACAGTCCAACATCCAGGTGTTCGATTTCGAACTGACCCCTGAGGAAATGGATCGGATTTTCGCCCATCGTGGGGGTTTGCTCTATCAGGTGCGGAACACGCTTGGACTATAG
- a CDS encoding sugar phosphate nucleotidyltransferase, whose product MQPPTAIVLAAGEGRRLRPLTKYRPKPMLPVATKPILERVFDQLIGVGITDIVVVVGYRRNRVQSYFGSTYGEASLTYVTQEKQLGTGHALAVAESEVDGTVLVLNGDQIADETLLHDVISAHDASATATLGLLRKSSIDEYGGVILEDGVVSDIVEDPQDDREYLLNAGVYAFEPDVFDMLYNGAPRIGERLLIDAIMELSGAGHEIRGVVSDGFWVDATYPWDLLEVSFELFDGGLVDGGHAIDASTEPNIHETAVLREPVIVDGDCEIGPGAVVGPYACIGENTIIESNAVVKRSVLDSDTRVNANATVIDCVTGVGVQIGAGSSIPGGPGDVRVGNRVFEDEPLGALLADRVCDRGGVHYLSGSIVGPESVIYTGSVVRGTIAEGTEVQY is encoded by the coding sequence ATGCAGCCGCCTACAGCAATCGTTCTCGCAGCGGGTGAAGGGAGACGGCTTCGCCCACTGACGAAATATCGACCGAAGCCGATGCTTCCGGTCGCGACCAAGCCAATCCTGGAGCGCGTGTTCGATCAGTTGATCGGCGTCGGGATCACCGACATCGTCGTCGTCGTTGGATACAGACGTAACCGCGTCCAATCGTACTTCGGATCCACGTACGGAGAGGCGTCGTTGACCTACGTCACACAGGAAAAGCAACTCGGGACGGGACACGCACTCGCTGTCGCCGAATCGGAAGTAGATGGAACGGTTCTCGTATTGAACGGTGATCAGATTGCCGACGAGACGTTGCTCCATGACGTCATTTCGGCACACGACGCATCGGCGACCGCGACGCTCGGGCTCTTGCGAAAATCGTCGATCGACGAGTACGGTGGTGTGATCCTCGAGGATGGTGTCGTCAGCGATATCGTCGAAGACCCACAAGACGATCGTGAGTATCTGTTGAACGCGGGCGTGTACGCGTTTGAACCGGACGTGTTCGACATGTTGTACAACGGCGCGCCACGAATTGGAGAACGGTTGCTGATCGACGCGATCATGGAACTGTCCGGCGCCGGGCACGAAATTCGAGGCGTCGTTTCCGACGGGTTCTGGGTCGACGCGACGTATCCGTGGGATCTCCTCGAGGTCTCGTTCGAACTCTTCGACGGAGGACTCGTCGACGGCGGGCACGCTATCGATGCGAGTACCGAACCGAATATTCACGAGACGGCTGTGTTGCGAGAGCCGGTAATTGTCGACGGCGATTGTGAGATTGGCCCTGGCGCAGTCGTCGGGCCGTACGCCTGTATAGGGGAGAACACGATCATCGAATCGAACGCGGTCGTAAAGCGAAGCGTTCTCGATTCGGATACCAGAGTGAACGCCAACGCGACCGTAATCGATTGTGTCACTGGCGTCGGTGTACAAATCGGTGCTGGGTCATCCATTCCTGGTGGGCCTGGAGACGTTCGAGTCGGGAACCGAGTCTTTGAGGACGAACCGCTCGGAGCACTCCTCGCGGATCGCGTCTGTGATCGCGGTGGTGTTCACTATCTCTCTGGATCGATCGTTGGGCCTGAGTCCGTCATCTATACTGGTTCAGTCGTTCGCGGAACGATTGCGGAAGGAACGGAGGTACAATACTGA
- the glmS gene encoding glutamine--fructose-6-phosphate transaminase (isomerizing) has protein sequence MCGIIGYAGKREDDSLEVLMNGLSGLEYRGYDSSGVAIANSTIEVFKREGHLSALEETLPARTVPGTVGIGHTRWSTHGEPSDRNAHPHTDCQDTVAVVHNGIIENFQSLRDDLAAAGHTFDSDTDTEVVPHLIEHELGNGASHTEAFRRAVDQLEGSYALAAVFEGDHTLYATRQESPLVVGLGEDGCYLASDVPAFIEYTDTVVYLEDGEFVQLDPSGMEVTDSQGNAVETTTDTIEWDPEDAGKSGYDHYMLKEIHEQPTAIRKCLRGRVQELEESVSIDSLSDVSEPGAVHFVACGTSYYAALYGARLFRERGIWAQAFLASEYDPGVIPVDDDTMVVGVTQSGETADTLSALRGANRAGVETIAVTNVVGSSAARACDHTLFIRAGPEIGVAATKTFASQQTALVLLSSALTGYDDPNLLRAFRKLPDQMQSILDRSRADAVAEAYRDADAYFVIGRGYTEPVAYEGALKMKEITYKHAEGFAAGELKHGPLALVTERTPVFALVSDNGMARKTIGNVKEVEARSAPVVAITDVPEMVDPYADFLLEVPKTHEWLMPILANVHLQLVAYSIANQLGRSIDMPRNLAKSVTVE, from the coding sequence ATGTGCGGGATAATCGGTTATGCCGGGAAGCGAGAGGATGACAGCCTCGAGGTTCTGATGAACGGCCTCTCGGGCCTCGAGTACCGGGGATATGACTCTTCCGGGGTTGCAATCGCCAACTCAACGATAGAAGTATTCAAACGAGAAGGGCACCTGTCCGCCCTCGAGGAGACGCTTCCAGCGAGAACCGTCCCGGGAACGGTTGGTATTGGCCACACGCGATGGAGTACACACGGCGAGCCCTCGGACAGGAACGCCCACCCGCACACTGATTGCCAGGACACCGTGGCCGTCGTTCACAACGGGATCATCGAGAACTTTCAGTCGCTGCGCGACGATCTCGCGGCTGCGGGCCATACGTTCGACAGCGATACCGATACCGAGGTGGTTCCCCACCTGATCGAACACGAACTCGGAAACGGTGCAAGTCACACGGAAGCGTTTCGGCGCGCGGTCGACCAACTCGAAGGGAGTTACGCGTTGGCAGCCGTCTTCGAGGGCGACCACACGCTGTATGCTACGCGTCAGGAATCACCGCTCGTCGTGGGTCTCGGTGAGGACGGATGCTATCTCGCCAGCGACGTGCCGGCGTTCATCGAGTACACGGACACCGTCGTGTATCTCGAGGACGGAGAGTTCGTCCAACTCGATCCGTCGGGCATGGAAGTCACGGATAGCCAGGGGAACGCCGTCGAAACGACGACCGACACGATTGAGTGGGATCCGGAGGATGCCGGGAAAAGCGGCTACGACCACTACATGCTCAAGGAGATCCACGAGCAACCGACGGCGATCCGCAAGTGTCTCAGAGGTCGGGTACAGGAATTAGAGGAATCGGTGTCGATCGATTCGTTGTCCGACGTGTCCGAACCAGGCGCGGTTCACTTCGTCGCCTGTGGAACCTCCTACTACGCAGCGCTGTACGGCGCTCGCCTGTTTCGAGAACGCGGGATCTGGGCCCAGGCGTTTCTGGCCAGCGAGTACGATCCCGGGGTAATCCCGGTCGACGATGATACGATGGTCGTCGGGGTGACCCAGAGTGGCGAGACTGCAGATACGCTGAGCGCGCTTCGGGGCGCAAACCGGGCCGGTGTCGAGACCATCGCGGTGACGAACGTCGTCGGTAGTTCGGCCGCTCGAGCGTGCGATCACACGCTGTTTATAAGGGCCGGGCCCGAGATTGGGGTGGCAGCTACGAAGACGTTTGCGAGCCAGCAGACGGCACTGGTGTTGCTCTCGAGTGCGCTCACCGGCTACGACGACCCCAATCTCCTCAGGGCGTTCCGGAAACTTCCCGATCAGATGCAATCAATTCTTGATCGATCTCGAGCCGATGCGGTCGCAGAAGCGTACCGGGACGCCGACGCCTACTTCGTAATCGGTCGTGGGTACACCGAACCCGTCGCATACGAGGGTGCGTTGAAGATGAAGGAGATCACGTACAAACACGCCGAAGGGTTCGCCGCAGGAGAGCTCAAACACGGCCCGCTCGCCCTCGTGACGGAGCGGACACCGGTGTTCGCGCTGGTCTCTGACAATGGTATGGCCCGGAAGACGATCGGGAACGTCAAAGAAGTCGAGGCTCGCAGTGCCCCCGTCGTTGCAATCACTGATGTCCCCGAGATGGTCGACCCGTACGCGGACTTCCTGCTCGAGGTACCGAAGACCCACGAGTGGTTAATGCCGATCCTGGCGAACGTGCATCTCCAGTTGGTTGCGTACTCGATTGCCAATCAGCTCGGACGATCGATCGATATGCCGCGGAATCTGGCAAAAAGCGTGACCGTCGAGTGA
- a CDS encoding fibronectin type III domain-containing protein → MIEKPPASEQTTSEQDPETDYSTSEGRSDTSFIGRRSALKLLGVAAVPLAAQTGAAEQTDGYGAGGYGSNGYGGESSKQDESADDEEETADDDESDEQDESTLTVQTRVATDVTSSSATLNGELVDDGGLDTVDVYFTWQEAGTGSWHWAGFQRLSSSGSFSVEIDGLASGTDYEFRAITGSGGGTQSGSILEFQTDEQDESTPTVQTRAATNVTGSSATLNGEIIDDGGLDTVDVYFTWQEAGTGSWHWAGFQRLNSSDSFCVEIDGLSSDTAYEFRAIAGGGGGTLSGSILEFQTD, encoded by the coding sequence GTGATTGAGAAACCCCCAGCGTCGGAACAGACCACGTCAGAGCAGGATCCCGAAACTGATTATTCCACGTCCGAGGGGCGTTCGGATACGTCGTTCATCGGTCGCCGATCGGCACTCAAATTGCTCGGCGTCGCGGCAGTTCCGCTGGCAGCCCAGACTGGCGCGGCTGAACAAACAGATGGCTACGGTGCGGGCGGATATGGATCGAATGGCTACGGTGGTGAGTCCAGTAAGCAAGATGAATCCGCTGACGACGAGGAGGAAACGGCTGACGACGATGAATCGGATGAGCAAGACGAATCGACCCTCACCGTTCAAACGAGGGTGGCAACCGACGTCACCAGTTCGTCAGCGACGCTCAACGGCGAACTCGTCGACGACGGTGGACTCGATACCGTCGATGTCTACTTCACGTGGCAGGAAGCCGGAACGGGATCGTGGCACTGGGCGGGGTTCCAGCGCCTCAGTTCGTCGGGTTCGTTCAGCGTAGAGATAGACGGCCTTGCGAGCGGAACTGACTACGAGTTCCGTGCAATCACCGGAAGTGGTGGTGGCACGCAATCAGGATCGATCCTCGAGTTCCAAACGGACGAGCAGGACGAATCGACCCCCACCGTTCAAACGAGAGCAGCAACTAATGTCACCGGTTCGTCAGCGACGCTCAACGGCGAGATTATCGACGACGGCGGACTCGATACCGTCGATGTCTACTTCACGTGGCAGGAAGCCGGAACGGGATCGTGGCACTGGGCGGGGTTCCAGCGGCTCAATTCGTCGGATTCGTTCTGCGTAGAGATAGACGGTCTTTCGAGTGACACGGCATACGAATTCCGAGCGATTGCCGGTGGCGGTGGTGGTACCCTGTCTGGATCGATCCTCGAGTTCCAGACTGATTGA
- a CDS encoding DUF1616 domain-containing protein, which yields MNAARSLWLLLPRHVRHLPADLSAVVGMVVLTNVAVFAPLIRETPLRVPVGLVFILFVPGYAFIAALFPEQGDEPVTGTAHERDADSSDSSDQMVAGWVDVPRPGIDGIERVAVSFGLSIAIVPLIGLGLNFTPLGIRLTPIMIAVSGFTLPVTAIAAYRRWELPVEERFRVPYRQWWHRGRAELFEADSRADALLNLLLVASIVLAVGSIVFAIAVPPQGEQFSELYILTEDDDGDLVASGYPTEFAQGESAEIVLGIGNNEQRTVNYTVVVVEQDVETVDNDSIVHEQRELQRFHTQVAHNETWLHTHDIAPTIDENDTRIVWLLYVDDVPADPTSENADYTVHLWVDVGVEPDEDG from the coding sequence ATGAACGCAGCCCGATCGCTGTGGCTGCTCTTGCCCCGGCACGTACGGCATCTCCCTGCAGATCTATCAGCGGTTGTTGGAATGGTCGTACTTACGAACGTTGCCGTCTTCGCACCGTTGATTCGGGAGACCCCGCTCAGGGTACCCGTCGGCCTTGTGTTCATCCTCTTCGTCCCCGGATACGCGTTTATCGCTGCGCTCTTTCCGGAACAGGGCGACGAACCCGTTACAGGTACTGCTCACGAAAGGGACGCAGATTCGTCCGACTCGAGCGACCAGATGGTGGCCGGCTGGGTCGACGTGCCTCGACCCGGGATCGACGGCATCGAACGCGTCGCCGTGTCGTTTGGATTGAGCATTGCCATCGTCCCGTTGATCGGACTCGGGCTGAACTTCACACCCTTGGGGATCCGACTCACCCCGATCATGATCGCCGTAAGCGGGTTTACGCTTCCGGTAACCGCAATTGCGGCCTACCGTCGGTGGGAACTGCCGGTTGAGGAGCGATTTCGCGTTCCGTACCGGCAGTGGTGGCATCGTGGACGGGCAGAGCTGTTCGAAGCGGATTCCCGTGCTGACGCACTTCTGAACCTCCTGCTGGTGGCTTCGATCGTGCTCGCCGTCGGAAGCATCGTCTTCGCCATCGCCGTCCCGCCCCAGGGGGAACAGTTCTCCGAGTTGTATATCCTGACAGAGGACGACGACGGCGACCTCGTGGCATCCGGCTACCCCACGGAGTTCGCCCAGGGTGAAAGCGCCGAGATCGTCCTCGGCATCGGCAACAACGAACAACGAACTGTCAACTACACCGTCGTCGTCGTCGAACAGGACGTCGAAACCGTCGACAACGACTCGATCGTGCACGAACAGCGCGAGCTACAGCGGTTTCACACGCAGGTAGCGCACAACGAAACGTGGCTTCACACCCACGACATTGCACCGACGATCGATGAGAACGACACGCGGATCGTATGGCTCCTGTACGTCGACGACGTCCCAGCAGATCCAACCAGCGAGAACGCAGACTACACTGTCCATCTCTGGGTCGACGTCGGCGTCGAGCCGGACGAAGACGGGTGA